The following proteins are encoded in a genomic region of Cryptomeria japonica chromosome 11, Sugi_1.0, whole genome shotgun sequence:
- the LOC131066090 gene encoding nuclear transcription factor Y subunit A-7 isoform X1, with translation MDNQPSQSGVDESALDEQQQQQQKQDETNQQQASPAIMVPIPAVPLPHPEFMIPHAQLELGQTLQVRAAYHYPDPYYGGIVAAYGPQTVVHPHMLGVPHTGLPLPSDAIEEPVYVNAKQYHGILRRRQSRAKAESENKLIKSRKPYLHESRHLHAIKRARGCGGRFLNSKSNNQDGMSQENNSNGNIGQEPGLDKSDSGKKAKLSTQY, from the exons GTGTTGATGAAAGTGCTTTAGATGAGCAACAACAGCAGCAGCAAAAGCAGGATGAGACAAATCAACAGCAGGCTTCGCCAGCTATCATGGTTCCAATACCTGCTGTGCCTTTGCCACATCCTGAATTCATGATCCCTCACGCTCAACTTGAACTAGGACAAACTCTG CAGGTTAGGGCTGCGTATCATTATCCAGATCCCTACTACGGAGGCATAGTTGCAGCTTATGGGCCACAAACAGTG GTTCATCCCCACATGCTAGGTGTTCCACACACTGGTCTTCCATTACCATCAGATGCGATTGAGGAGCCTGTTTATGTCAATGCAAAACAATATCATGGAATTTTGCGGCGTCGGCAATCTCGAGCAAAAGCAGAATCTGAGAACAAACTCATAAAAAGCAGAAAG CCTTATCTACATGAATCGCGACATTTGCATGCAATAAAGCGTGCAAGGGGATGTGGTGGTCGGTTTCTCAATTCCAAAAGTAATAACCAAGATGGGATGTCACAGGAGAACAATTCAAATGGTAATATTGGACAAGAACCAGGCCTTGATAAATCAGATTCTGGGAAGAAAGCTAAACTTTCAACACAATATTAG
- the LOC131066090 gene encoding nuclear transcription factor Y subunit A-7 isoform X2, translating into MDNQPSQSGVDESALDEQQQQQQKQDETNQQQASPAIMVPIPAVPLPHPEFMIPHAQLELGQTLVRAAYHYPDPYYGGIVAAYGPQTVVHPHMLGVPHTGLPLPSDAIEEPVYVNAKQYHGILRRRQSRAKAESENKLIKSRKPYLHESRHLHAIKRARGCGGRFLNSKSNNQDGMSQENNSNGNIGQEPGLDKSDSGKKAKLSTQY; encoded by the exons GTGTTGATGAAAGTGCTTTAGATGAGCAACAACAGCAGCAGCAAAAGCAGGATGAGACAAATCAACAGCAGGCTTCGCCAGCTATCATGGTTCCAATACCTGCTGTGCCTTTGCCACATCCTGAATTCATGATCCCTCACGCTCAACTTGAACTAGGACAAACTCTG GTTAGGGCTGCGTATCATTATCCAGATCCCTACTACGGAGGCATAGTTGCAGCTTATGGGCCACAAACAGTG GTTCATCCCCACATGCTAGGTGTTCCACACACTGGTCTTCCATTACCATCAGATGCGATTGAGGAGCCTGTTTATGTCAATGCAAAACAATATCATGGAATTTTGCGGCGTCGGCAATCTCGAGCAAAAGCAGAATCTGAGAACAAACTCATAAAAAGCAGAAAG CCTTATCTACATGAATCGCGACATTTGCATGCAATAAAGCGTGCAAGGGGATGTGGTGGTCGGTTTCTCAATTCCAAAAGTAATAACCAAGATGGGATGTCACAGGAGAACAATTCAAATGGTAATATTGGACAAGAACCAGGCCTTGATAAATCAGATTCTGGGAAGAAAGCTAAACTTTCAACACAATATTAG